Proteins encoded within one genomic window of Brassica rapa cultivar Chiifu-401-42 chromosome A09, CAAS_Brap_v3.01, whole genome shotgun sequence:
- the LOC103843326 gene encoding protein RESPONSE TO ABA AND SALT 1 — MPITTSPQSFTSFANGWLIRHRHFVEQLACASSSDETNRITLQDQQFLVTQFLSHCLQYYQAKSSAVSVAGDNVFTFFSPPWFTSYARLILWVGDFKPSLVFKLTDSSVDDLTRRQKDRILSLRAETRRKERDVMRDFALVQQSVADPPVMAAARGVGARGMVDGEESDLEEAMEVLKNGMAAAMNEADELRCATVGRVVEILTPSQAVKVLRTIGELHLRLRELVGLESE, encoded by the coding sequence ATGCCAATCACCACCAGCCCTCAAAGCTTCACCAGCTTCGCTAATGGCTGGCTTATCCGTCAcaggcatttcgtcgaacagcTTGCGTGCGCTTCTTCCTCCGACGAAACTAACCGCATCACTCTCCAAGACCAACAATTTCTCGTGACCCAGTTCCTCTCTCACTGTCTCCAATACTACCAAGCCAAATCCTCCGCCGTCTCCGTCGCCGGAGACAACGTTTTCACTTTCTTCTCCCCGCCGTGGTTCACCTCATATGCAAGACTCATCCTCTGGGTCGGAGACTTCAAGCCTTCGCTGGTGTTCAAACTCACGGACTCCTCCGTCGACGACCTCACTCGCCGCCAGAAAGATCGGATCTTGAGCCTCCGGGCGGAGACGAGGAGGAAAGAGAGAGACGTGATGAGAGACTTCGCGCTGGTGCAGCAGAGCGTGGCGGATCCGCCGGTGATGGCGGCGGCGAGAGGAGTGGGGGCGAGGGGGATGGTGGACGGAGAAGAGTCTGATTTGGAAGAGGCGATGGAGGTGCTTAAGAACGGGATGGCGGCGGCGATGAATGAGGCGGATGAGCTGAGGTGTGCGACGGTGGGGAGAGTTGTGGAGATTCTTACGCCGTCGCAGGCGGTTAAGGTGTTGAGGACGATCGGAGAGCTTCATCTTCGCTTGAGGGAGttagtgggtttggagagtgaGTGA